The Sesamum indicum cultivar Zhongzhi No. 13 linkage group LG6, S_indicum_v1.0, whole genome shotgun sequence genome has a segment encoding these proteins:
- the LOC105164384 gene encoding G2/mitotic-specific cyclin S13-6-like: MASRAVVPEQDRVGGGKQKNGRAEGRNRRVPGDFGNFVTESTVEWKPQNQIARPITRSFGAQLLANAQAAKRKTTARSYWQKLLMIWPEKIVL; encoded by the exons ATGGCTTCTAGAGCTGTAGTTCCGGAGCAAGATAGAG TTGGAGGAGGGAAGCAAAAGAACGGTCGTGCCGAAGGCAGAAATCGGCGAGTTCCCGGAGATTTTGGAAACTTCGTAACTGAATCAACTGTTGAGTGGAAGCCTCAAAATCAGATCGCCCGCCCCATAACAAG GAGTTTTGGCGCACAATTGCTAGCAAATGCACAAGctgcaaagagaaaaacaacagcaag AAGCTACTGGCAGAAATTGTTGATGATTTGGCCGGAAAAGATAGTGCTGTGA